A single Triticum dicoccoides isolate Atlit2015 ecotype Zavitan chromosome 2A, WEW_v2.0, whole genome shotgun sequence DNA region contains:
- the LOC119355340 gene encoding sugar transport protein MST1-like isoform X2 — protein sequence MAAGGFVAGDSRVQEYGGRMTFSVVVTSLMAASCGLIFGYDSGVTGGVTQMESFLSKFFPEVQSRMKSPKRDAYCKYDNQWLTAFTSSLFIAGTLSSLVASRVTRRVGRQAIMLIGGVMFLAGSIINAAAVNIAMLIIGRILLGFGLGFTLQAAPVYLSETAPARWRGAFTSSYNTFVVIGILSATITNYFTNRIPGWGWRLSLGLAAVPGVIIVVGAFFIPDTPSSLVLRGQPDRARAALQRIRGDGTNIDAEFKDIVRAVDEARRNNVGSFRRLFSKQYRHYLAVGLAIPIFFEFTGMIVIAVFSPVLFRTVGFNSQKAILGSVINSMTNLVATVLSTFVMDRTGRRFLLIVGGIGMMFCEVAISWVMAGHLGKHQGVTMPHGYATAVLVLICLCTFSFGVSWAPLRWVVPSEIYPVEIRSAGQAMSISVALCLSFVELQHSCRKPRACRWKQCSQCGRDIGTGGGLSSRMPTMKAKSPVCQLISKSR from the exons GTGGCGTGACACAAATGGAATCGTTCCTGAGCAAGTTCTTCCCGGAAGTGCAGAGCAGGATGAAGAGCCCGAAGCGTGACGCATACTGCAAGTACGACAACCAGTGGCTCACCGCCTTTACATCGTCCTTGTTCATCGCCGGCACTCTATCATCGTTGGTGGCGAGCCGAGTCACGAGGAGGGTGGGCCGCCAGGCAATCATGCTGATTGGCGGTGTCATGTTCCTTGCCGGCTCGATCATCAACGCCGCGGCCGTCAACATCGCCATGCTCATCATCGGCCGGATTCTACTCGGTTTTGGTCTTGGGTTCACATTACAG GCAGCTCCTGTGTACCTCTCTGAGACAGCGCCGGCGCGGTGGCGAGGCGCATTCACGTCGTCGTACAACACGTTCGTCGTCATCGGCATACTGTCCGCTACCATCACCAACTACTTCACCAACCGCATCCCTGGCTGGGGATGGCGCCTCTCCCTCGGCCTAGCAGCCGTCCCGGGCGTCATCATCGTCGTGGGAGCCTTCTTCATCCCGGACACCCCCAGCAGCCTCGTCCTGCGAGGCCAGCCCGACCGAGCCCGCGCGGCGCTGCAGCGTATCCGCGGAGATGGCACCAACATCGATGCCGAGTTCAAGGACATCGTCCGCGCCGTGGACGAGGCACGCCGGAACAACGTCGGCTCTTTCCGGAGGCTATTCAGCAAGCAGTACCGGCACTACCTGGCCGTGGGGCTGGCCATACCCATCTTCTTCGAGTTCACCGGCATGATCGTCATCGCCGTATTCTCGCCTGTGCTGTTCCGCACGGTGGGGTTCAACAGCCAGAAGGCCATACTTGGTTCTGTGATAAACAGCATGACAAACTTGGTAGCCACAGTTCTGTCCACCTTCGTTATGGACCGCACCGGCCGTAGGTTCCTGCTCATCGTTGGGGGCATCGGCATGATGTTCTGCGAG GTGGCCATCTCATGGGTGATGGCGGGCCATCTCGGGAAGCACCAAGGGGTGACGATGCCGCATGGCTACGCGACCGCTGTGCTGGTCCTCATCTGCCTCTGCACGTTCAGCTTCGGTGTGTCGTGGGCACCGCTCAGATGGGTGGTGCCGAGCGAGATCTACCCGGTGGAGATCAGGTCGGCCGGGCAGGCCATGAGCATCTCTGTCGCACTGTGTCTCTCCTTCGTGGAGTTGCAG CATTCCTGCCGGAAACCAAGGGCGTGCCGTTGGAAGCAATGCAGTCAGTGTGGACGGGACATTGGTACTGGAGGAGGTTTGTCAAGCAGGATGCCAACCATGAAAGCCAAATCACCAGTGTGTCAGCTAATTAGTAAGTCCAGATAA
- the LOC119355340 gene encoding sugar transport protein MST1-like isoform X1 gives MAAGGFVAGDSRVQEYGGRMTFSVVVTSLMAASCGLIFGYDSGVTGGVTQMESFLSKFFPEVQSRMKSPKRDAYCKYDNQWLTAFTSSLFIAGTLSSLVASRVTRRVGRQAIMLIGGVMFLAGSIINAAAVNIAMLIIGRILLGFGLGFTLQAAPVYLSETAPARWRGAFTSSYNTFVVIGILSATITNYFTNRIPGWGWRLSLGLAAVPGVIIVVGAFFIPDTPSSLVLRGQPDRARAALQRIRGDGTNIDAEFKDIVRAVDEARRNNVGSFRRLFSKQYRHYLAVGLAIPIFFEFTGMIVIAVFSPVLFRTVGFNSQKAILGSVINSMTNLVATVLSTFVMDRTGRRFLLIVGGIGMMFCEVAISWVMAGHLGKHQGVTMPHGYATAVLVLICLCTFSFGVSWAPLRWVVPSEIYPVEIRSAGQAMSISVALCLSFVELQVSIALLCGMKYGVFLFYAGWLLTMTIFVAAFLPETKGVPLEAMQSVWTGHWYWRRFVKQDANHESQITSVSAN, from the exons GTGGCGTGACACAAATGGAATCGTTCCTGAGCAAGTTCTTCCCGGAAGTGCAGAGCAGGATGAAGAGCCCGAAGCGTGACGCATACTGCAAGTACGACAACCAGTGGCTCACCGCCTTTACATCGTCCTTGTTCATCGCCGGCACTCTATCATCGTTGGTGGCGAGCCGAGTCACGAGGAGGGTGGGCCGCCAGGCAATCATGCTGATTGGCGGTGTCATGTTCCTTGCCGGCTCGATCATCAACGCCGCGGCCGTCAACATCGCCATGCTCATCATCGGCCGGATTCTACTCGGTTTTGGTCTTGGGTTCACATTACAG GCAGCTCCTGTGTACCTCTCTGAGACAGCGCCGGCGCGGTGGCGAGGCGCATTCACGTCGTCGTACAACACGTTCGTCGTCATCGGCATACTGTCCGCTACCATCACCAACTACTTCACCAACCGCATCCCTGGCTGGGGATGGCGCCTCTCCCTCGGCCTAGCAGCCGTCCCGGGCGTCATCATCGTCGTGGGAGCCTTCTTCATCCCGGACACCCCCAGCAGCCTCGTCCTGCGAGGCCAGCCCGACCGAGCCCGCGCGGCGCTGCAGCGTATCCGCGGAGATGGCACCAACATCGATGCCGAGTTCAAGGACATCGTCCGCGCCGTGGACGAGGCACGCCGGAACAACGTCGGCTCTTTCCGGAGGCTATTCAGCAAGCAGTACCGGCACTACCTGGCCGTGGGGCTGGCCATACCCATCTTCTTCGAGTTCACCGGCATGATCGTCATCGCCGTATTCTCGCCTGTGCTGTTCCGCACGGTGGGGTTCAACAGCCAGAAGGCCATACTTGGTTCTGTGATAAACAGCATGACAAACTTGGTAGCCACAGTTCTGTCCACCTTCGTTATGGACCGCACCGGCCGTAGGTTCCTGCTCATCGTTGGGGGCATCGGCATGATGTTCTGCGAG GTGGCCATCTCATGGGTGATGGCGGGCCATCTCGGGAAGCACCAAGGGGTGACGATGCCGCATGGCTACGCGACCGCTGTGCTGGTCCTCATCTGCCTCTGCACGTTCAGCTTCGGTGTGTCGTGGGCACCGCTCAGATGGGTGGTGCCGAGCGAGATCTACCCGGTGGAGATCAGGTCGGCCGGGCAGGCCATGAGCATCTCTGTCGCACTGTGTCTCTCCTTCGTGGAGTTGCAGGTGTCCATCGCGTTGCTCTGCGGCATGAAGTACGGCGTGTTCCTCTTCTACGCCGGCTGGCTTCTGACAATGACCATCTTCGTGGCAGCATTCCTGCCGGAAACCAAGGGCGTGCCGTTGGAAGCAATGCAGTCAGTGTGGACGGGACATTGGTACTGGAGGAGGTTTGTCAAGCAGGATGCCAACCATGAAAGCCAAATCACCAGTGTGTCAGCTAATTAG
- the LOC119355341 gene encoding sugar transport protein MST1-like: MAGGVFLLNGAGAPDYGGALTVPVVVTCLMAASGGLIFGYDIGISGGVSEMESFLKKFFPGLLKTTRHASKDVYCMYNDQALTAFTSSLYAFGMVGTLVASRVTRRVGRKAIMVIGGSMFLVGSLVNAAAANLAMLIVGRMLLGLGLGFSGQATPVYLAEMSPPRWRGGFISAFPLFISVGYLVANLINYGTSRIPEWGWRLSLGLAAVPAAVMVLGAVLITDTPSSLVLRGKHDHARAALQRVRGKGVDVDAEFGDILAAVEHDRRNQEGAFRRILWREYRPYLVMAVAFPVFLNLTGVTVSAFFSPILFRTIGFGSDAALMGAIILGLMNIGGIIASGVAMDRYGRKLLFAIGGALMFTCQVAMASIAGTHLGHGSKMPKGYAVAVLVLTCVFSASFSWSWGALYWTIPGEIYPVEVRSAGQGTAVALNLGLNFVQAQCFLAMLCSLKYGVFVFYACWLVVMTAFAMALVPETKGVPLDSMGHVFARHWYWGRFVKDHKFGNEST; the protein is encoded by the exons ATGGCCGGCGGCGTTTTCCTCCTCAACGGCGCCGGCGCGCCGGACTACGGCGGCGCGCTGACCGTCCCCGTCGTGGTGACCTGTCTCATGGCGGCCTCCGGCGGCCTTATCTTCGGCTACGACATTGGCATCTCAG GGGGCGTCTCGGAGATGGAGTCTTTCCTGAAGAAGTTCTTCCCGGGCTTACTCAAGACGACGAGGCACGCGAGCAAGGACGTCTACTGCATGTACAACGACCAGGCGCTCACGGCCTTCACCTCCTCGCTCTACGCCTTCGGCATGGTGGGCACGCTGGTGGCGAGCCGGGTCACCCGGCGGGTCGGCCGCAAGGCCATCATGGTCATCGGGGGGAGCATGTTCCTCGTCGGCTCGCTCGTCAACGCCGCCGCGGCCAACCTCGCCATGCTCATCGTCGGGCGGATGCTGCTCGGCCTGGGCCTCGGGTTCTCCGGCCAGGCCACGCCGGTCTACCTTGCCGAGATGTCGCCACCGCGGTGGCGCGGCGGGTTCATCTCCGCGTTCCCTCTGTTCATCAGCGTGGGGTACCTCGTCGCCAACCTGATCAACTACGGCACGTCGCGGATTCCCGAATGGGGCTGGCGCCTGTCCCTCGGCCTCGCGGCCGTCCCCGCCGCCGTCATGGTGCTGGGCGCCGTGCTCATCACGGACACACCGAGCAGCCTCGTCCTGCGCGGGAAGCACGACCATGCCCGCGCCGCGCTCCAGCGCGTCCGCGGCAAGGGCGTGGACGTTGACGCGGAGTTCGGCGACATACTGGCCGCCGTGGAGCACGACCGGCGGAACCAGGAGGGCGCGTTCCGGCGGATCCTGTGGCGGGAGTACCGGCCGTACCTGGTGATGGCCGTGGCGTTCCCCGTGTTCCTGAACCTCACCGGCGTGACCGTGTCGGCCTTCTTCTCGCCGATACTCTTCCGGACCATAGGGTTCGGTAGCGACGCGGCGCTGATGGGCGCCATCATCCTCGGCCTGATGAACATCGGCGGCATCATCGCCTCGGGCGTCGCCATGGACCGCTACGGCCGGAAGCTGCTCTTCGCGATCGGCGGCGCGCTCATGTTCACCTGCCAG GTGGCAATGGCGAGCATCGCGGGGACGCACCTGGGGCACGGCAGCAAGATGCCCAAGGGGTACGCGGTGGCGGTGCTGGTGCTGACGTGCGTCTTCTCGGCCAGCTTCAGCTGGTCGTGGGGTGCGCTGTACTGGACCATCCCCGGCGAGATATACCCGGTGGAGGTGCGGTCGGCGGGGCAGGGCACGGCGGTGGCGCTCAACCTGGGCCTCAACTTCGTGCAGGCGCAGTGCTTCCTGGCGATGCTGTGCAGCCTCAAGTACGGCGTCTTCGTCTTCTACGCGTGCTGGCTCGTCGTCATGACCGCCTTCGCCATGGCGTTGGTGCCGGAGACCAAGGGCGTGCCGCTTGACTCCATGGGCCACGTCTTCGCGCGCCACTGGTACTGGGGCAGGTTCGTCAAGGACCACAAGTTCGGAAATGAGTCCACCTGA